A segment of the uncultured Desulfobulbus sp. genome:
TCCTGAATCATTCTGCACAACTCAGGGTCATCATTGAGCCAGAGGCGCAACTGGGCCAGTATGGTCTTCACGTAGGGAGAATCGTTTTCCAGATCCTGGGAGTAGATCATCCAGGTACCCTGGCGTTTTTTGCTCACCAGGCCCGCCTCTTCAAGCACTTTCATGTGACTGGAAACCGTAGGCTGAGCAAGTCCCAGAACTTCACGGATTTCACAGACACACAGAGATCTGTCTTCAAGCAGTTTCATGACCCGTACCCGGTTCGCATCGGACAGGGCCTTGGTGAGTCGAAGGAAATTTTTCATAAAGATTGTTTTCTATATT
Coding sequences within it:
- a CDS encoding metalloregulator ArsR/SmtB family transcription factor, with product MKNFLRLTKALSDANRVRVMKLLEDRSLCVCEIREVLGLAQPTVSSHMKVLEEAGLVSKKRQGTWMIYSQDLENDSPYVKTILAQLRLWLNDDPELCRMIQELPAAACLKVATLNSLNP